The following coding sequences are from one Chroogloeocystis siderophila 5.2 s.c.1 window:
- a CDS encoding PIG-L deacetylase family protein: MNKYHQKIKQRLLSKSRFIYLWWLYKKSKAIAVNQKSAIVFAPHQDDETLGCGGTIALKCDRKVALDVVFLTDGRASYAEYPQICPDQLVQIRQQEAIQALKTLGVAQSAIHFLGKPDGGLAVLSSAERQETINQLVQLLRDRQPQEVYVPYKQDIHPDHKETYALVQAAVQESQLPIEVLQYPVWTRWVPHQLDFKSPELAHAYRLPINKVLNKKIAALAAYQSQYSSIVPGVEPILPPGFIECFISSYEIFFKTSPVKQKLSCEL, translated from the coding sequence ATGAATAAGTACCATCAAAAAATCAAGCAGCGGTTGCTCTCAAAATCAAGGTTTATTTATTTGTGGTGGTTGTACAAGAAAAGCAAAGCGATCGCAGTGAATCAAAAATCAGCAATCGTTTTTGCACCGCATCAAGACGACGAAACGCTAGGTTGTGGTGGTACAATTGCGCTCAAGTGCGATCGCAAAGTCGCGTTAGATGTTGTATTTCTAACTGATGGTAGAGCATCATACGCAGAATATCCGCAAATTTGTCCGGATCAGTTGGTGCAAATTCGCCAGCAAGAAGCAATTCAAGCCCTCAAGACTCTTGGTGTCGCACAATCAGCAATTCACTTTCTGGGTAAACCTGATGGCGGTTTAGCTGTACTATCGAGTGCTGAACGTCAGGAGACAATTAATCAACTCGTGCAATTGTTACGCGATCGCCAACCGCAAGAGGTATACGTACCTTACAAACAGGATATTCATCCTGACCATAAAGAAACTTACGCTTTAGTGCAAGCCGCAGTCCAAGAATCGCAGCTACCTATTGAAGTATTGCAGTATCCTGTATGGACGCGCTGGGTTCCACATCAACTTGATTTTAAATCTCCAGAGCTTGCCCATGCTTATAGATTACCAATTAACAAAGTCCTAAACAAAAAAATTGCAGCTTTGGCAGCTTATCAATCGCAATATTCTAGTATAGTGCCTGGTGTTGAGCCAATTCTGCCACCAGGTTTTATCGAGTGCTTCATTTCTTCCTACGAAATATTTTTTAAAACGTCGCCAGTTAAGCAAAAGCTGAGTTGTGAATTATGA
- a CDS encoding type II CAAX endopeptidase family protein: protein MTIKRIILSLLTVVAILFAGASLWESWQQPQIQSRLELYQANLLLHAQEWQPQGDNGASLSNARSALLGEQPLNSAFEQYQEARTSAQINLDKANNQLKQLQSEPVTTPATPKSQSEIAPITDTSRLRQQQQIQRSRAQLQQLIAELDLRLGLLQVQQEQTDAAIQTWTKFQQQVNNQQQAVLADTAAVLIGLWSDPPRIFPDAEQLIQNNLDGWFRYRALSQLYQLQQRQDALTQLQATEQQVAQQAVIKLAFIGSLPAFGGIVGVGLLLILGAQRLVKGKEALLAQNEDARWSTPWTGETVWQVFILGFFLMGQIVVPLGLALLQIRPPAGSGVRVQAFYILTTYLTVALGGLAVLYFSIKPFFPLPKDWFRFNLQGNWFLWGLGGYCAALPLVVIVSLINQQIWQGQGGSNPLLSLALQAQDQVALAIFFFTAAIAAPIFEELLFRGFLLPSLTRYVSVSGAILLSSLLFAVAHLSVAEILPLTVLGIVLGVVYTRSRNLLAPMLLHSLWNSGTLLSLFILGSGSV from the coding sequence ATGACAATTAAGCGGATCATCTTAAGTTTGCTGACGGTAGTCGCAATTTTATTTGCTGGTGCGTCTTTATGGGAAAGCTGGCAACAACCGCAAATTCAAAGTCGCTTGGAACTGTATCAAGCTAATCTCCTTTTGCACGCACAAGAGTGGCAACCTCAGGGTGACAATGGCGCGAGTCTGAGCAATGCTCGCAGTGCTTTGCTCGGAGAACAACCGCTTAATTCTGCGTTCGAGCAATATCAAGAGGCAAGAACGTCAGCGCAGATTAACTTAGATAAAGCAAACAACCAACTAAAACAGTTACAGTCAGAACCTGTAACCACCCCTGCGACTCCCAAATCACAATCAGAAATTGCCCCAATTACCGATACTTCTCGCCTGCGACAACAGCAACAAATACAGCGATCGCGCGCTCAGTTGCAGCAATTGATTGCTGAACTAGATCTGCGGCTAGGACTATTACAAGTACAGCAAGAACAAACTGATGCAGCGATTCAAACTTGGACAAAGTTTCAACAGCAAGTTAACAATCAACAGCAAGCTGTACTCGCCGATACCGCAGCAGTTTTGATAGGGCTTTGGAGCGACCCGCCTCGGATATTTCCCGATGCCGAACAACTGATTCAGAATAACTTAGATGGTTGGTTTCGCTATCGTGCTTTGTCTCAGCTATATCAACTTCAGCAACGTCAAGACGCGCTGACACAGCTACAAGCCACCGAACAACAAGTAGCCCAGCAAGCTGTCATCAAACTCGCATTTATTGGTAGTCTGCCTGCTTTTGGTGGCATAGTTGGTGTTGGGCTACTGCTCATTTTAGGCGCTCAGCGTTTAGTCAAAGGAAAAGAGGCGCTACTTGCACAAAATGAAGATGCACGGTGGTCAACTCCTTGGACAGGAGAAACTGTTTGGCAGGTATTCATCCTCGGCTTTTTTCTCATGGGGCAAATTGTTGTTCCTTTGGGGTTGGCGCTACTGCAAATTAGACCGCCAGCAGGTTCGGGTGTGCGCGTTCAGGCTTTTTATATTTTGACGACTTACCTAACAGTTGCTTTGGGTGGCTTGGCAGTGCTTTACTTTTCAATTAAGCCTTTCTTCCCGCTTCCCAAAGATTGGTTTCGCTTCAATTTACAGGGAAATTGGTTTTTATGGGGGTTGGGAGGATACTGTGCTGCACTTCCACTCGTGGTGATTGTGTCGCTGATTAATCAACAAATCTGGCAAGGACAGGGTGGTAGTAATCCACTGTTATCCTTAGCATTGCAGGCACAAGATCAAGTAGCATTAGCTATTTTCTTTTTTACCGCTGCGATCGCCGCGCCGATTTTCGAGGAATTACTGTTTCGTGGTTTTCTTTTACCCTCACTCACCCGTTACGTATCCGTTTCGGGTGCGATTCTTCTCAGTTCGTTGCTGTTTGCGGTTGCGCACCTCAGTGTAGCTGAAATTCTTCCATTGACCGTTTTAGGAATTGTCTTAGGGGTTGTGTACACGCGATCGCGCAACCTCCTCGCACCCATGCTACTCCACAGTCTTTGGAATAGTGGCACGCTTTTAAGTTTATTTATTTTAGGTAGTGGTTCTGTTTAA
- a CDS encoding glycosyltransferase codes for MKISVIIPCFNAAKTIAVQLEALAKQTWKNWEIIVVDNGSTDESVAIVEKYQKQIPNLQLIHASDRPGAAHARNAGAKVATGEALLFCDADDRVEASWLSTMGEALLKRDFVAGCFDYTQLNEPWLVDSGILQVQKVGLSQYEFPPYLPFAGSGNLGIKKALHEAVGGFNENLLYAEDTDYCFRVQLLGTQLHFVEDAVAQIRLRHRFKDIYKQGESWAESHIYLRLLYGVSVSRIVAFGYLIKVLLYPIKIVFYLKNKSQFAKWLWILSWNIGLLKGSLKYSRNLTLESNLSRQESSQKVKTVPVN; via the coding sequence ATGAAAATAAGTGTAATTATTCCTTGCTTTAATGCAGCAAAAACAATTGCAGTGCAGTTAGAAGCCCTTGCTAAACAAACATGGAAAAATTGGGAAATTATTGTTGTTGATAATGGTTCTACAGATGAATCAGTTGCAATTGTTGAAAAATATCAAAAACAAATTCCAAATCTTCAGTTGATTCATGCAAGCGATCGCCCTGGCGCTGCGCACGCACGTAACGCTGGTGCCAAAGTTGCAACTGGCGAAGCACTTCTATTTTGTGATGCTGACGATCGAGTTGAAGCAAGTTGGTTATCTACAATGGGAGAAGCACTTCTCAAACGTGATTTTGTTGCTGGATGTTTTGATTATACGCAACTCAACGAACCGTGGCTAGTTGATAGCGGTATCTTGCAAGTTCAGAAAGTAGGGCTTTCGCAGTACGAATTTCCGCCTTATCTACCTTTTGCAGGCAGTGGTAATCTCGGTATCAAAAAAGCGTTACATGAAGCTGTAGGTGGATTTAATGAAAACTTATTATATGCGGAGGATACTGACTATTGTTTCCGCGTTCAACTTTTAGGTACTCAACTTCATTTTGTTGAAGATGCTGTTGCTCAAATACGCCTACGTCATAGATTTAAAGACATTTACAAGCAAGGAGAAAGCTGGGCTGAAAGCCATATATACCTCCGTTTGCTTTATGGAGTGTCTGTTAGTAGAATTGTTGCTTTTGGTTATTTAATAAAAGTTTTATTATATCCAATTAAAATTGTTTTTTATCTTAAAAATAAAAGTCAATTTGCCAAATGGTTGTGGATACTTAGTTGGAATATTGGACTTTTAAAAGGAAGCCTCAAGTATTCTCGAAACTTGACATTGGAAAGCAATTTATCAAGGCAAGAATCTAGCCAAAAAGTAAAAACTGTTCCAGTTAACTAG